The Parambassis ranga chromosome 1, fParRan2.1, whole genome shotgun sequence genome includes a region encoding these proteins:
- the inab gene encoding internexin neuronal intermediate filament protein, alpha b, with protein sequence MSYGSEVFSSSSYRRIFGDSPRYASSPSRSAISMSSRGGYRSSSLSRSNVSSLGSYSRKSGRSFSPMPLETFDLTQSSLLNNEFKIVRTNEKEQMQGLNDRFAMFIEKVRNLEQHNKVLETELIALRQRQTEPSRLAELYQQEIRELRSQLDELNGEKSQLMIERDNIEDELQRLRGKYEEEFRAREEAEATLKAFKKDVDDATMVRLDLEKKVESLLDEISFLRKVHEEEVAELTDMIQAAQVSVEMEVSKPDLTSALKEIRSQYESMASKNLQSAEEWYKSKFADLSEQANRSNEAIRASREEMNEFRRQLQSKTIEIESLRGTNESLEKQLREMEDRHSVEIGNYQESMAELENELRTTKSEMARHLREYQDLLNVKMALDIEIAAYRKLLEGEETRIGTGITYPSPPMSTSIGQGYNYQTRIYTSSGKGSKKEGKEEEQQQSKSGGKVSQREVYEETIVTAKKMEKQQDDVPSSQKN encoded by the exons ATGAGCTACGGATCTGAAgtcttttcctcttcctcctacagGAGGATTTTCGGGGACTCTCCCCGTTATGCGTCCTCTCCATCGCGCTCCGCGATAAGCATGTCCTCACGCGGAGGTTACCGGTCCTCCTCCCTGTCCCGGAGCAACGTCTCATCCCTGGGTTCGTACAGCAGAAAGTCTGGCCGCTCCTTCTCCCCCATGCCACTGGAGACCTTCGACCTGACACAGAGCAGTCTCCTCAACAATGAGTTTAAAATCGTCCGCACTAATGAAAAGGAGCAAATGCAAGGTCTCAATGACCGCTTTGCAATGTTTATTGAGAAAGTGCGCAACTTGGAGCAGCACAACAAAGTGCTGGAGACGGAGTTGATCGCTTTGCGCCAGAGGCAGACCGAGCCGTCCCGCCTGGCGGAGCTCTATCAACAGGAGATCCGCGAACTGCGCTCCCAGCTCGACGAACTGAACGGAGAGAAGTCCCAGCTGATGATTGAGAGGGACAATATTGAAGACGAACTGCAGAGGCTCAGGGGGAAATACGAAGAGGAGTTCCGTGCCCGAGAGGAGGCGGAGGCCACCCTCAAGGCTTTTAAGAAGGATGTGGACGATGCAACCATGGTGCGTCTGGACCTGGAGAAGAAGGTGGAATCCCTCTTGGATGAGATAAGCTTCCTCCGAAAGGTGCACGAGGAAGAGGTGGCCGAGCTGACGGACATGATCCAGGCTGCGCAGGTGTCcgtggagatggaggtgtccAAACCGGATCTCACCTCCGCCCTCAAAGAGATTCGCAGCCAGTACGAGTCCATGGCGTCCAAGAACCTGCAGTCCGCCGAGGAGTGGTACAAGAGCAAGTTTGCGGATCTGTCCGAACAGGCCAACCGGAGTAACGAGGCCATCCGCGCCAGCAGGGAGGAAATGAACGAGTTCAGGAGGCAGCTGCAGTCCAAGACCATCGAGATAGAGAGCCTGAGGGGGACCAACGAGTCTCTGGAAAAGCAGCTCCGGGAGATGGAGGACAGGCACAGCGTGGAGATTGGAAACTACCAG GAAAGCATGGCTGAACTGGAAAATGAGCTGAGGACCACTAAGAGTGAGATGGCCCGTCACCTGAGGGAGTATCAGGATCTGCTGAATGTCAAGATGGCCCTGGACATTGAAATTGCAGCATACAG GAAACTTCTGGAGGGGGAGGAGACCCGCATCGGGACAGGCATCACCTATCCCAGCCCTCCTATGAGCACCTCTATCGGGCAGGGGTACAACTATCAAACCCGCATTTACACCAGCTCCGGCAAGGGCTCCAAGAAGGAGGGcaaggaggaagagcagcagcagagcaagtCTGGTGGCAAAGTGTCCCAGCGTGAAGTTTATGAGGAAACAATCGTCACCGCCAAGAAGATGGAGAAGCAGCAAGATGATGTTCCCTCCAGTCAGAAAAACTAA
- the nt5c2b gene encoding cytosolic purine 5'-nucleotidase isoform X1 yields MTTSWSDRLQNYADLPANMDGLAMKKYRREPYHRVFVNRSLAMEKIKCFGFDMDYTLAVYKSPEYESLGFELTVERLVSIGYPQELLSFVYDPSFPTRGLVFDTMYGNLLKVDAYGNILVCVHGFNFLRGPEIRERYPNKFIQRDDTERFYILNTLFNLPETYLFACLVDFFSNCDRYTSCETGFKDGDLFMSYKSMFQDVRDAVDWVHFKGTLKEKTVENLEKYVVKDGKLPLLLSRMNEVAKVFLATNSDYKYTDKIMTYLFDFPHGPKPGTSHRPWQSYFDLILVDARKPVFFGEGTVLRQVDTTTGRLKIGTYTGPLQHGIVYSGGSSDIVCDLLGAKGKDIVYIGDHIFGDILKSKKRQGWRTFLVIPELAQELHVWTDKSSLFEELQGLDIFLAELYKHLDSSSNERPDISTIQRRVKKVTHDMDMCYGMMGSLFRSGSRQTLFASQVMRYADLYAASFINLLYYPFSYLFRAAHVLMPHESTVEHTHVDIDTESPLATRNRAHCSDCKDLECKRNHLTRSFSEIKPPNLFPQTPQEITHCHDEDDDEEEEEEEE; encoded by the exons ATGACAACTTCATGGAGCGACAGACTGCAGAACTATGCAGACCTGCCTGCCAACATGGACGGCTTGGCAATGAAAAAATACAGGAGGGAGCCCTACCACAG agtttttGTCAACAGAAGCTTGGCAATGGAGAAAATTAAGTGCTTTGGCTTTGATATGGATTACACTTTAGCAG TGTACAAGTCACCCGAGTACGAGTCGTTGGGCTTTGAGCTGACAGTGGAACGGCTGGTTTCCATTGGATACCCTCAGGAGCTGCTCAGCTTCGTTTACGACCCATCATTCCCCACCAG GGGCCTTGTGTTTGATACCATGTATGGAAACCTGTTAAAGGTTGATGCTTATGGTAATATCCTGGTTTGTGTCCATGGGTTTAACTTCCTCAGAGG ccCTGAGATCCGTGAACGATACCCAAACAAGTTCATCCAAAGAGATGATACAGAGCGTTTTTATATCCTTAACACACTCTTTAACCTGCCAG AGACCTACCTCTTTGCCTGCCTAGTGGATTTCTTCTCTAACTGTGACAGATATACAAG TTGTGAAACCGGCTTCAAAGACGGCGACCTATTCATGTCCTATAAGAGCATGTTCCAGGATGTCCGGGATGCTGTCGACTGGGTCCACTTCAAG GGAACGCTGAAGGAGAAGACGGTTGAGAACTTGGAGAAGTATGTAGTGAAAGAT GGGAAGCTACCTCTTCTTCTCAGCCGAATGAATGAAGTAGCCAAAGTTTTCTTGGCTACCAACAGTGACTACAAATACACTGAT AAAATCATGACCTATCTGTTTGACTTCCCCCATGGTCCGAAG CCGGGTACCTCCCACCGGCCCTGGCAGTCCTACTTTGATCTGATCCTGGTGGATGCCAGGAAACCGGTGTTCTTTGGGGAGGGTACAGTGCTCAGACAAGTCGACACG ACCACAGGACGTCTAAAAATAGGAACCTACACCGGGCCTCTGCAGCATGGGATTGTCTACTCTGGAG GTTCATCAGACATTGTGTGCGACCTGCTGGGGGCCAAAGGGAAGGACATAGTGTACATTGGGGACCACATATTTGGAGACATCCTCAAGTCCAAGAAACGGCAGGGCTGGAGAACGTTCCTGGTCATACCCGAGTTGGCCCAGGAGCTGCACGTGTGGACCGACAAGAGCT CCTTATTCGAGGAACTCCAAGGCCTGGACATTTTCTTGGCAGAACTCTACAA ACAtctggacagcagcagcaatgaGAGGCCAGATATCAGCACTATTCAGAGAAGAGTCAAG AAAGTGACACATGACATGGACATGTGCTATGGCATGATGGGTAGCCTTTTCCGAAGTGGCTCCAGGCAGACTCTCTTTGCCTCCCAGGTGATGCGTTATGCTGACCTGTATGCAGCCTCCTTCATCAACCTGCTGTATTATCCCTTCAGCTACCTCTTCAGAGCTGCACACGTACTG ATGCCCCACGAGTCAACggttgaacacacacacgtagacaTCGACACAGAGTCACCGCTGGCCACACGTAACCGCGCCCACTGCAGCGACTGCAAGGACCTGGAGTGCAAACGCAACCATCTAACCCGCTCTTTCAGTGAGATCAAACCTCCTAACCTGTTCCCCCAGACTCCCCAGGAAATCACTCACTGCCACgatgaagacgatgatgaggaggaggaagaggaggaagagtag
- the nt5c2b gene encoding cytosolic purine 5'-nucleotidase isoform X2, translated as MHCQSCPGLSSKWELVHYGSAARVFVNRSLAMEKIKCFGFDMDYTLAVYKSPEYESLGFELTVERLVSIGYPQELLSFVYDPSFPTRGLVFDTMYGNLLKVDAYGNILVCVHGFNFLRGPEIRERYPNKFIQRDDTERFYILNTLFNLPETYLFACLVDFFSNCDRYTSCETGFKDGDLFMSYKSMFQDVRDAVDWVHFKGTLKEKTVENLEKYVVKDGKLPLLLSRMNEVAKVFLATNSDYKYTDKIMTYLFDFPHGPKPGTSHRPWQSYFDLILVDARKPVFFGEGTVLRQVDTTTGRLKIGTYTGPLQHGIVYSGGSSDIVCDLLGAKGKDIVYIGDHIFGDILKSKKRQGWRTFLVIPELAQELHVWTDKSSLFEELQGLDIFLAELYKHLDSSSNERPDISTIQRRVKKVTHDMDMCYGMMGSLFRSGSRQTLFASQVMRYADLYAASFINLLYYPFSYLFRAAHVLMPHESTVEHTHVDIDTESPLATRNRAHCSDCKDLECKRNHLTRSFSEIKPPNLFPQTPQEITHCHDEDDDEEEEEEEE; from the exons ATGCATTGCCAGTCGTGTCCTGGACTAAGCTCAAAATGGGAACTTGTTCACTATGGATCTGCTGCCAG agtttttGTCAACAGAAGCTTGGCAATGGAGAAAATTAAGTGCTTTGGCTTTGATATGGATTACACTTTAGCAG TGTACAAGTCACCCGAGTACGAGTCGTTGGGCTTTGAGCTGACAGTGGAACGGCTGGTTTCCATTGGATACCCTCAGGAGCTGCTCAGCTTCGTTTACGACCCATCATTCCCCACCAG GGGCCTTGTGTTTGATACCATGTATGGAAACCTGTTAAAGGTTGATGCTTATGGTAATATCCTGGTTTGTGTCCATGGGTTTAACTTCCTCAGAGG ccCTGAGATCCGTGAACGATACCCAAACAAGTTCATCCAAAGAGATGATACAGAGCGTTTTTATATCCTTAACACACTCTTTAACCTGCCAG AGACCTACCTCTTTGCCTGCCTAGTGGATTTCTTCTCTAACTGTGACAGATATACAAG TTGTGAAACCGGCTTCAAAGACGGCGACCTATTCATGTCCTATAAGAGCATGTTCCAGGATGTCCGGGATGCTGTCGACTGGGTCCACTTCAAG GGAACGCTGAAGGAGAAGACGGTTGAGAACTTGGAGAAGTATGTAGTGAAAGAT GGGAAGCTACCTCTTCTTCTCAGCCGAATGAATGAAGTAGCCAAAGTTTTCTTGGCTACCAACAGTGACTACAAATACACTGAT AAAATCATGACCTATCTGTTTGACTTCCCCCATGGTCCGAAG CCGGGTACCTCCCACCGGCCCTGGCAGTCCTACTTTGATCTGATCCTGGTGGATGCCAGGAAACCGGTGTTCTTTGGGGAGGGTACAGTGCTCAGACAAGTCGACACG ACCACAGGACGTCTAAAAATAGGAACCTACACCGGGCCTCTGCAGCATGGGATTGTCTACTCTGGAG GTTCATCAGACATTGTGTGCGACCTGCTGGGGGCCAAAGGGAAGGACATAGTGTACATTGGGGACCACATATTTGGAGACATCCTCAAGTCCAAGAAACGGCAGGGCTGGAGAACGTTCCTGGTCATACCCGAGTTGGCCCAGGAGCTGCACGTGTGGACCGACAAGAGCT CCTTATTCGAGGAACTCCAAGGCCTGGACATTTTCTTGGCAGAACTCTACAA ACAtctggacagcagcagcaatgaGAGGCCAGATATCAGCACTATTCAGAGAAGAGTCAAG AAAGTGACACATGACATGGACATGTGCTATGGCATGATGGGTAGCCTTTTCCGAAGTGGCTCCAGGCAGACTCTCTTTGCCTCCCAGGTGATGCGTTATGCTGACCTGTATGCAGCCTCCTTCATCAACCTGCTGTATTATCCCTTCAGCTACCTCTTCAGAGCTGCACACGTACTG ATGCCCCACGAGTCAACggttgaacacacacacgtagacaTCGACACAGAGTCACCGCTGGCCACACGTAACCGCGCCCACTGCAGCGACTGCAAGGACCTGGAGTGCAAACGCAACCATCTAACCCGCTCTTTCAGTGAGATCAAACCTCCTAACCTGTTCCCCCAGACTCCCCAGGAAATCACTCACTGCCACgatgaagacgatgatgaggaggaggaagaggaggaagagtag
- the nt5c2b gene encoding cytosolic purine 5'-nucleotidase isoform X3: MGTLKEKTVENLEKYVVKDGKLPLLLSRMNEVAKVFLATNSDYKYTDKIMTYLFDFPHGPKPGTSHRPWQSYFDLILVDARKPVFFGEGTVLRQVDTTTGRLKIGTYTGPLQHGIVYSGGSSDIVCDLLGAKGKDIVYIGDHIFGDILKSKKRQGWRTFLVIPELAQELHVWTDKSSLFEELQGLDIFLAELYKHLDSSSNERPDISTIQRRVKKVTHDMDMCYGMMGSLFRSGSRQTLFASQVMRYADLYAASFINLLYYPFSYLFRAAHVLMPHESTVEHTHVDIDTESPLATRNRAHCSDCKDLECKRNHLTRSFSEIKPPNLFPQTPQEITHCHDEDDDEEEEEEEE, encoded by the exons ATG GGAACGCTGAAGGAGAAGACGGTTGAGAACTTGGAGAAGTATGTAGTGAAAGAT GGGAAGCTACCTCTTCTTCTCAGCCGAATGAATGAAGTAGCCAAAGTTTTCTTGGCTACCAACAGTGACTACAAATACACTGAT AAAATCATGACCTATCTGTTTGACTTCCCCCATGGTCCGAAG CCGGGTACCTCCCACCGGCCCTGGCAGTCCTACTTTGATCTGATCCTGGTGGATGCCAGGAAACCGGTGTTCTTTGGGGAGGGTACAGTGCTCAGACAAGTCGACACG ACCACAGGACGTCTAAAAATAGGAACCTACACCGGGCCTCTGCAGCATGGGATTGTCTACTCTGGAG GTTCATCAGACATTGTGTGCGACCTGCTGGGGGCCAAAGGGAAGGACATAGTGTACATTGGGGACCACATATTTGGAGACATCCTCAAGTCCAAGAAACGGCAGGGCTGGAGAACGTTCCTGGTCATACCCGAGTTGGCCCAGGAGCTGCACGTGTGGACCGACAAGAGCT CCTTATTCGAGGAACTCCAAGGCCTGGACATTTTCTTGGCAGAACTCTACAA ACAtctggacagcagcagcaatgaGAGGCCAGATATCAGCACTATTCAGAGAAGAGTCAAG AAAGTGACACATGACATGGACATGTGCTATGGCATGATGGGTAGCCTTTTCCGAAGTGGCTCCAGGCAGACTCTCTTTGCCTCCCAGGTGATGCGTTATGCTGACCTGTATGCAGCCTCCTTCATCAACCTGCTGTATTATCCCTTCAGCTACCTCTTCAGAGCTGCACACGTACTG ATGCCCCACGAGTCAACggttgaacacacacacgtagacaTCGACACAGAGTCACCGCTGGCCACACGTAACCGCGCCCACTGCAGCGACTGCAAGGACCTGGAGTGCAAACGCAACCATCTAACCCGCTCTTTCAGTGAGATCAAACCTCCTAACCTGTTCCCCCAGACTCCCCAGGAAATCACTCACTGCCACgatgaagacgatgatgaggaggaggaagaggaggaagagtag